A part of Primulina eburnea isolate SZY01 chromosome 10, ASM2296580v1, whole genome shotgun sequence genomic DNA contains:
- the LOC140803821 gene encoding probable phosphopantothenoylcysteine decarboxylase isoform X2, whose translation MAHPEHSQSMEVHEIIRPRILLAACGTEAAVDFAYLCHCFSQWADVQAVAIENATRFINVELLPPHVHLYESDCCTWTKLGDQVTHIELRKWADILVIAPLSASTLAKISCGLCDNLLTCIVRAWDWDSSKPLVVAPDMDPLVWKSSLTENQMIGIEDLGVYLIRPVRKIVEGVDRGLGTMERPSIIVSTVRSILNSNIKRSRGSRVPR comes from the exons ATGGCGCATCCGGAACATTCCCAATCAATGGAAGTTCATGAAATAATTAGGCCTCGAATTTTGCTTGCTGCCTGTGGAACAGAAGCTGCAGTAGATTTTGCCTATCTTTGCCACTGCTTTTCTCAGTGGGCCGACGTACAGGCAGTAGCCATTGAGAATGCCACACGATTTATAAACGTCGAGTTACTTCCCCCTCATGTCCATTTGTACGAGTCTGATTGTTGTACTTGGACGAAACTGGGTGACCAAGTGACTCATATTGAGCTTCGTAAATGGGCTGATATTCTGGTcattgctcctctgtcagcaaGCACTCTTGCCAAG ATATCTTGTGGTTTGTGCGACAACTTGCTGACTTGCATTGTGCGTGCATGGGACTGGGACAGCAGTAAACCGCTAGTGGTGGCACCAGATATGGATCCTCTGGTGTGGAAAAGCTCCTTAACCGAAAACCAAATGATTGGAATAGAGGACCTTGGAGTTTACCTTATCCGACCAGTGAGAAAAATCGTGGAGGGAGTGGATCGCGGGCTCGGTACAATGGAAAGGCCATCCATAATTGTGTCGACTGTAAGAAGTATACTGAATTCTAATATCAAAAGATCACGAGGCAGTAGGGTGCCGCGATGA
- the LOC140803821 gene encoding probable phosphopantothenoylcysteine decarboxylase isoform X1: MAHPEHSQSMEVHEIIRPRILLAACGTEAAVDFAYLCHCFSQWADVQAVAIENATRFINVELLPPHVHLYESDCCTWTKLGDQVTHIELRKWADILVIAPLSASTLAKMQISCGLCDNLLTCIVRAWDWDSSKPLVVAPDMDPLVWKSSLTENQMIGIEDLGVYLIRPVRKIVEGVDRGLGTMERPSIIVSTVRSILNSNIKRSRGSRVPR; encoded by the exons ATGGCGCATCCGGAACATTCCCAATCAATGGAAGTTCATGAAATAATTAGGCCTCGAATTTTGCTTGCTGCCTGTGGAACAGAAGCTGCAGTAGATTTTGCCTATCTTTGCCACTGCTTTTCTCAGTGGGCCGACGTACAGGCAGTAGCCATTGAGAATGCCACACGATTTATAAACGTCGAGTTACTTCCCCCTCATGTCCATTTGTACGAGTCTGATTGTTGTACTTGGACGAAACTGGGTGACCAAGTGACTCATATTGAGCTTCGTAAATGGGCTGATATTCTGGTcattgctcctctgtcagcaaGCACTCTTGCCAAG ATGCAGATATCTTGTGGTTTGTGCGACAACTTGCTGACTTGCATTGTGCGTGCATGGGACTGGGACAGCAGTAAACCGCTAGTGGTGGCACCAGATATGGATCCTCTGGTGTGGAAAAGCTCCTTAACCGAAAACCAAATGATTGGAATAGAGGACCTTGGAGTTTACCTTATCCGACCAGTGAGAAAAATCGTGGAGGGAGTGGATCGCGGGCTCGGTACAATGGAAAGGCCATCCATAATTGTGTCGACTGTAAGAAGTATACTGAATTCTAATATCAAAAGATCACGAGGCAGTAGGGTGCCGCGATGA